Genomic window (Syngnathoides biaculeatus isolate LvHL_M chromosome 6, ASM1980259v1, whole genome shotgun sequence):
CGACACCCAATTACCACCTCTGACTTACGTTCACTTACGTacacttttgttacattctgagaggattatgttacccccccaactattgtttttttttgttttttttttttgctttctttttttttttaagtagctgtatacacacctacctgtcatttggaacccacgaagctcttgtcctttgcatccgtgcaatccatttttcatgacgaaccgggtctttttgaaaagtatgaagaatgaatccatcctcccaagtgttcaaacaatattcagcaatagaacaagccggcattttggctaacacgaaggaacaaagagctaccttccagaaggtaaaactagtagaaacatacaagACCGCCTGAGTTGGCATCTGTTACAAACATCactttctccttcttcttgaaaacaaatcgttcaagaggattttcatggcgggaatgacaaaaagccatatatgtcaaaatcgtGCTGTGTGGCGAAAAAACGGATAGGTCCATTCcgactgcctttttttcattattagcatactaaaaaatcatgcatttaatgACAGTCGAGCTTTAATGAACCATTAATTATACATCCGCCTCTTGTTGGTGGCTGACTAGGAAACTGCTTTGCAAATAAAGCTGTTTTCATATGTAGGAGTGcccacattttaaatgaagaaagaaaTGTCATTGAGGCTCAATTAATCATGACAGCCAAAATCACTATCACAATTAAATTCCACATAATTGTGCATCCCTAATGCCGACTTTACCATTACGTCTCTAAAGCGCTTATTTACTGGGAATGGAGTGTGACGGCAGGTTTTTGTTCAGTGTAGTGTCACCTCATTTGCATGTCTGTCTTTGTGAAACAGTTTGTCTGTTTTCTTACTCTAAATGATAAGTGCTCACCAAGCATTGAAGtaattttaaaggggaattccggtggtttaaattaatgtgtccaataggtcatgtcatatgtactgtatcttgaaaatttgTTGTtaatcctctttcatttaatggcgttttgagaagatatttattggcaattacgaattttcacaggtgttgccattttggcgagtcacatgacctagtgcgcggatgtgacatgtaaaGTGCCGCAGCAAAGAAATAATTGCTGGTTTGTAGTCTTCACATGCGGTACCACCACAATCGGACACACTAAAATACCTTACTTCATCTCGAACtaataattcggatagaaataatccgccGTCGGCGGCATGTTCttcccagtaagaaaaagaatcatttaaggaccgtaaacctacgcaggcacggggagaacatgcaaactgcacaacCCCtgccacccacacacacacacacacacacacacacacacacacaacttcacaaaaaaaaaaaaaaaacacaaaagttgaACGCGGGTCTTTAGAACTGTTTACGTGTTTACATCCTGAATTTCACCGCACTTTCAAACCATCAAAGGTGTTAGTGAAAATCATGactttgtcaaaatgaaacCTTTGTTACTTaggtaacattaaaaaaatgactcaccCTTTTgaagcctcatcaaagacacaTATTTGAGGCAAACTGACAAGTGTCGTTCAGTACATCCTGCTGTATTGTGGGTTGCCAAATTAATGTACTTATTTATTATTCCTTCAGaatcaggggtggccaaccagtcagagatcaaGAGCCACAATTTTTACCGTGTtatggcaaagagccacatcacaCACATGAAAGAGATACTTTATACAGTGAGCATCATTTCAACCTCAGACATACCTTTGCTAAGTGCTAACTCAAGTAAAGAGCGCACCCAAATACTGTAATGAACGCAAGGAAAGCACCCCCACAACTCCTGTAATGAAACTCAAACAAAGCGTGCGTgcatgcacattaaaaaaaaaaaataaaaacgtcaaTCTGCTTTCGTGCGCTCAAAGGAAACGCATGAAAACAGGCAAAGTCACATGCAATTCAAGCACTGCGGGTTAGCCACCCCTACTTTAGATCCTTAAAAAACCTATAGCATTTAGGCCTACGAAATAGTTcactaacccttttttttttatcaagaaaATAAAGCTGGCAGTCATTAATTGCTGTCATAAAGTATCATACCACATTTTTAAGACAGAACTGTGGATTAAGTGCCAATCTTCACAGCTTTAGAGCATTCCCTTTAATGAGATGAAGTCTTAACAAATCAAAGTGTATGTCCTGTACCATATGACTGTCCTGCATGTCCACCATGCTCTGTGGATTATAAATTTCCGTCTGAGCTCCTTATCTTTTCTTCTGTCTCCACAGTAAACAAccaatgtgacagaaaagtttgTTTGTACATGGCAACAAAGTGGGTTGTCCTGGAAATTGCATCGTCATGTGGTTGCCATTTCAAGCAGTCTTGCTATGGCAATCTCACAAGAATTCAAGTATACATCATACACCCAAGACCAAAATGTGTATGAGTATGAGGTATTTCATGGTGTAGATCGACATGGAATACCCTAAAATATGCCCACATACTTATCCTGTTTTAGATGCTTAATCTATCTCACTTGTTGCTTCCCTTGGTCTATTCCCAGTCCTGTACTTCGCCCCTCAAAACTGTGCCATTTATTGGAGTCTAATACTGGTAGGCTTTCATAGCTGCTACATAGCATGATGTCAGCTTTTAGAATATGAGTTTGTTCCTCTTCCTAAGGTTTCTTGACCTTAACTCTGTACTGTCACAGTGCTGTAGCAAAGAAAGTGTCGTCTGACAGCCGCCCAGAATCTGAGAAGAAGGCAACAGCTAAACAATCAGTGGTGGAGCAAAGGACCAGCCACTTGTCTCAGGCCCATTTACTGGCTGGTGCTGTCAAAAGACGCAGGTATGCACTGACTCAAACATTTACTACTTACTGTAAGTCTTCTAGGTGCAGTATAATGACATAACTTGACATGAAAGCACATTGTTAAACCTGTTTACAAGCAGTTCCCCAATACAGTGGACATGGCGCATGTAGGTAGTTTGGATACGTATTACCGGggcaaatagaaaaataaaatgtcactgCTTAGATCACTACATACTGAGTTAAATTGGATGCCAAGAAGGATTATTTTTGTCCTATTAGATAATATACTGCAATAACTGTCCCATGGTAATATTCTTGacaaaattttttaaatatggaaattgCTCTGGAAGTGAATTTCTGAAGGTTGGCTGCTCTGCAGAACTCTccgattgaaaatgtgtggtgcaaTATGACgtgcaaaatatgacaatggagaTCTTGGACTGTTGAGCAATTGAAGCTGTACATTCAGCAAGAATGGGACAGAATTATACCGTCAAAGCTTCAACAATGGGTGTCATCAGTTCCCAAATGCTTACAGAGTgttgttaaaaagaaatgtgataCTACAAAATTTTAAACGTGCCCCtgtagcatttttttgtaatgtcttgcaggcatcaaattctaAATTACTGTGACAAAGCGGTTCTGAAAATGCACGGATAGATTgatgaatatttacaaaaaagagTGAAcattcaatctttttttgtagTATATTCAATTGAGAAAAGgttgaaaaagttttaaaatacagtCCCTTGCGAAAGTATTCAGCCCTCTTGAACTTGTCAACCTTTCGCTACATTTCAgggttcaaacataaagatacacatttttttttttggtcaagaatcaacaacaaatgggacacaatcatgaagtggaacaaaatttattggaggttattttaaacttttttaacaattaaaacatgaaaagtggggtgtgtaATATTATTCGTCCCCCTTGCATttatactttgtagcgccaccttttgctgcaattacagctgcaagtcgcttggggtatgtctctatcagttttgcacattgacaGACTGACAtgcttgcccattcttccttgcaaaacagctcgagctcagtgaggttggatggagagcatttgtgaacagaaGTCTTCAGCTCTACCCACAGATTCTCgtttggattcaggtctggactttggcCATtccaacacctggatatgtttatttgtgaaccattccattgtagatttggctttatgttttggatcattgttctGTTGAACGATACATTTCCattccagtctcaggtcttttgcagactccaacaggttttcttccagaatggtcctgtatttggctccattcatcttaccatcgatttgaaccatcttccctattcctgctgaagaaaagcaggcccaaaccataaGCCTGCCACcatcatgtttgacagtggggatggtgtgttcagggtgatgagctgtgttgctttctcgccaaacatattgttttgcattgtggccaaaaagttcgattttggtttcatttgaccagagcaccttcttccacatgtttggtgtatcttccaggtggcttgtgggaAACTTTAaataagactttttatggatatctccGAGAAATGGCtatcttcttgccactcttccataaagaccagatttgtgcagtttacgactgattgttgtcctatgaacagactctcccacctcagctgtagatctcttcagttcatccagagtgatcatgggcctcttagctgcatctctgatcagtcttcttcttgttcgaggtgaaggtttagagggatggccgggtCTAGGTATATTTgtagtggtctgatactccttctatttcaatatgattacatgcacagtgctccttgaaatGTTTAAGCTTGGGAAATCGTTTCGTGTTCAAATCCGGCTCTAAACTTCttcacaacagtatctcagacctgcctggtgtgtcccttggtcttcatgatgctctccgCAGTTTAAACAGAACTCGGAGACTAttacagagcaggtgcatttatatggagacttgattacgcacaggtggattctatttatcatcatcagtcaacattggatcattcagagatcctcacagaacctctggagtgagtttgcggTACTGAAATTAAAGGGGCCAAATTATATTGAACGACCcgcttttcagtttttcatttgttaaaaaagtacaaattatccaataaatttcgttccacttcatgattgtgtcccacttgttgttgattcttgacaaaaaaaataaaaaatgtatatctttgtatttgaagcctgaaatgtggtgaaaggttgaaaaggtcAAGgtggctgaatactttcacaaggcattgtatattctgttctttgttttacacaatgtcccaacttcttTGGAATTTTGGTTTAAATGAGGTTCCCAACATTAAatgaataatgacaataaaatattttttggtaaataaAAGTTAACCTTTGTAAAACAAACTGAAAAGCACACTAATTTGACCATACTACATTATAAATTcaattatctttgtgttttttatgaGGTACATAAGTTTCATACTGTTATAGTATAATTTGTAGGTTTCTTTGTGTCATGCTTTCCGCAGAGTATCTGGTATTTGTTGAAAACTTTCAGTAAGTTAAAGATTTCTCTGCTGAGTCATGCAAAGAAATGTcaattgtataaatgaatgCGGTATCCTGATATCTCATGCTATGTgcaatttgagtttttttttcgtttatttttcaaaagttgaATCGATCTTTAAATGTACAGCGGTACAGCCGAGATTTTTCAGTTTACTGTGTACATAAGACAGCTATACACTCTGTAGTACACTAGCTTGATCGCACTTTTTAGTGGTGGCTGGTGAGACTCTTGAACTTGGGAAACATCAGCTTTCCAGCCAAAACTCTCTTTTCTTCCCCCAACCAGTTCTTCCCAGTCATCAGACAGCAGTAAGAAACAGAAGGTGGAAAGTGCAGCAGCAGGAAATGGAGACAGTCACACAGGTGGGCATCATCATGAGGCTTCAAGTACCCTTCATACCCTCATGGTCGACAATGGCCGCATTGCATCGCGTGACCTACGCATTGTCCCAAGCAGCATCTTTGCTTACCTTGTGTGTTACCCAGTATATACAAGTTAAAGAAAGTTGCTGCGCGGGGAAAGCCACCGAGCTCATCCCTTAGGATTGGCCTGTTTTAGTCGCgcgctgtgatgacgtactcatcGTTCCTCCCAGCCCCGCATACCGCTTACCCCCCCGCCTTCTCAATTGATATTGTTGGATAATTATACGCATCATTTGGTCATTGAGATCCATTTGTTCTTGTAGACACTAATGCGCGGTaacattgttgttgcttttttccttattatggaaaggaaagtaaaaactgcTTCTGGAAATTATCAAAGGGTTCTAAAACCATCCTGTGGCATCCGAGCCAGTACCAGCCGTAGTGACAACTCTGAAGTGGAGAAGAACtggagtacattttcaaaactgcacatGTGGATTGGCTACAGTTGTACAATAACACGTTGCATTCatgcagtgtttcccaacctttattgagccaagcgATCtttttgacttgaaaaaaataattaatgggAAACCCCTAAATGAAGCAAAAACTAAGATGACATAAAATACTGATTATGATACTGAAGATAACTTAAATGGTTTGACCGATTAGGAGGaggagaaataaaaataacttttctgttatgtttgagctgttttactgccatgttaGTGTCACTGTTTACTGTCACTGTTTGAAAAATAGGTATGCAAATAAACATTAACTAACTTCTCAATGAATATCCAACTTCACAACGTACCCATACCTGTTATATTTCAGCGGCGTATTGTCCGGCACGGCTCTTGTATAGAAAAATTAAACGCTACAGAGTGGGAGCGGCTTATTAACCGGTGCACTCTGTagtctggaaaatgttttgtatgtATTGATTACTTTAGTTCCCCAAATCTGGTGAAATTCTCATAGCAATGAAATCAGGaaactttggaaatatatttagagAGAAAAATGGtaacgcattatttttttttctgtatatgcACTTTTCGTAAGTGCTCCTGGTGGGAACTTTCCACTGTgaagtacaaacaaaaatcacaccGAACGTTAAGTTTTCAGCACACTTTGTTCCAAATGTTCTTGCTTTATTCTTCATTTACTGATCTTTTTAGTTTACCAAAATTCCTGCCGACAACAACTTCGATCCCCACTCCTGCATCGCGCCAGTGCATGCAACATGAACGGTGAAGGACGAAGCAAGAAGCGCACAAATAAACGTGTTTATATACTGTtttatatagtgtgtgtgtgtgtgtgttgtgtgtgtgtgtgcgtgcatgtgtgcgtgcgtgcgtgcgtatacacacacacacatctgttGCGTGAGAAAAATGCCTTCTCTAAACCGATCCGCGGTGCAAAACAAGTTTGAGGAACCCTGATCTATGGAGCCAAAGCTGTTCCGCCAGCAACTCCCTGTGTCATGAGTGGCACGCCAGATGTTACCACAACAGTGTCAAGTTAAtgagtctggaaaaaaagtatgtAGTATATATTGAACCAAGAGAGGACAATGCTGTGCGTCTGCGTTTATGGATACAGGTTGCTCAAGCTTAATGTGTTCCTGGTCATTTTCGTAAGTCTCAGACACAGGATGCACATCAAATGAGACTCTTTTATATGCAATAAATGTTTGTCGCGAtacttttcttcatttgttttacTAATCAATTCTGATCAGTTATAAATACTGGGATTTACTTGTTCTTTAATATATTGTGGTGCACCCTGTGTTTAGTTTAAAGACTGTGGCTTTAAAACAAATTTATGGCTATTGTAAAACATAACTACTCATATACCCCATTTCACTGCCAATTTTTTAAGTTTTACCATACCCATGTAAAACACTCACTATATACTTGAAATTTTGACGGGgaagaaaatgtacattataCAGGAGAGGGTATGGTACAGGTATgttgtgaataaataaatttgagcCAAACTAACTGAAATTGCATAATTGTCCACAGCAGAACAGTTTATCCCTTTCAGCACACTGGTGCCGGCACCCTAGTTGTGAATTACTAGATTAAGCAGACAATTGTCTTTGCTTTTATTGTTTGACAACATGGACAATGCCTGCATGTTAACATTAATGAGATTTTACTGGGGCAAATACATTGAAACTTCAACAGCCTACCTGTTTTGAGTTCCACGTTGAGATGAAGCTCTCAGTCTTGACAGTAATTTGTATTGTTCAGAacaggaggaaggaggaggacaaAGATCTGGGGGATCTGAAAATCCACAAACTGTCCTGGGCCTGACACCCAAGAACTCATCCCCCCAACTTAATTCTGGTCCAACTCTTCACCTGCCCTCGGCAGCGGTGTGCATTGGCGTCCTACCGGGCCTGTGCCATTATTCTGGCAGCAGCGACTCTGACAGCAGCTCGGACAGCGAAGGTAGCGTGGATACAATCATGTTACCATATCCAAGGCACAGCAGAGCCTTTAGATAATATGTTTTACACACACTGTATTTGTTAGTGTGACGCATTCACACACGTTCAAATTACATTGTTTCTAGTAGTATAACTGATCACACAGTTAAGAGTAGTCTCATGATAGCGTTCTTACGAGAAATTAGTAGTGAATCATAATCAATGAGTACTGTTTATCTTTCAATGATGAGTACTCCTGCAAAACATTGAGCTTTAATCTTTTACCAATAGCTGCAAGAATAACTTTGCTATTTGGGTTGGTCCCAATAATTGCTaattaaaaagtatttcttgGTGTGTGTGGAAGTGTTGATTAATTATGTCTTAAAGCTTTTGAGGCAAATTGGAGGACCCTGTCTGGGTGCACCCAAACTAAACTCaacttgttttgtgttttaagaAGTCAACATGTTACATTTGGTAGCCTGAGGTACGTCTGACTGGACATCCACAGTGGCACAACTCCACCATGGGGCTCTACTCTGCTCTAATTACAAACATATAAGACACTTTGACATTCTTCCACTAACAGCACAATTGATGTACTAAATTTTCTTCATAACCGATCAATGTAATTTAGCCAAAAGCCTATTCCAAactgcattttctttctttgataCCAAATTCTACTAAATTCCCATGAGAACAGGCCACAACAAACCCTTTTGGTTAGGGATGCACAataacgtttttttccccactgacaCCTACTGCTTCTCTAattattagtgttttttttttttttttttttttaaatggattagAACTGAGGTCTTTAAGAAGTTTCAGACCACACAACGGGAAAGCTGAAATGGGGACCcatgaaattaatctgttccggaagtcgtttcgtatcATGAATTTTTCTCAAGTagaaatccattttccatgtaaATAGCTTAATTAGTTCCATGCCCCCCGGCCCCCACGCCTCCGCCAAAAATAAGAATTCAAAGTACattatgtaaagaataataaaaaaaatgttcatatacCGTTGGTGTTGGGCGTCTATGTAAAGAGAAGGGAttagtgacaagcaaaaggcatcgtgggggatggAAGAGGAGCTAAactgacagctgagagaaaacacgtATAAACGTACGCATGTACGCACACacgtttcttggggcccatggtgaagaaagaggaataaacatgcaaaaaacacaaatgaaaaggttgtacttttccaaagtGTGTTATCTCGTGACAGACCTAGCGTGATTCAGCGACAGtcaagtgtccaagggaatcaaaaagcatcgTGGATAAAGATtaacatccctcctagccaatgggatgggAGGAAAATGCTATGGTgttagccaatgggagagcagctctatcacgccacacaaaccaagatacaggaaggctacattcggtggaatttggggaatccaccACCTatcttttccttttgtatcctgaatttctttcataactagagccaatatttttcagaggaggcatttcttaaattgaatttttttatgtcCATAATgaaaggtaccactgtaaatacattttttttatctgaaacaggttctgtaaaaaatgtcatcattatTTGATTTAGGGTTGAGATCCCATGTATAAACTTACCTTGCTGTTGTGCAATCCATCCTAACATTCAAATAATTCATGGGCTCAAATATTCATGGTTTTATATTAAAAGA
Coding sequences:
- the psme3ip1 gene encoding PSME3-interacting protein; translated protein: MAGGGTGVDLTRKFVSQAELDERRKKRQEEWEKVRKPDEPEQAPEEEYDPRSLFERLQEQRDKKQEEFEEQFKFKNMVRGLDDDETTFLDEVSRQQSLVEKQRRDEEKQELLEYRISFSKKVSSDSRPESEKKATAKQSVVEQRTSHLSQAHLLAGAVKRRSSSQSSDSSKKQKVESAAAGNGDSHTEQEEGGGQRSGGSENPQTVLGLTPKNSSPQLNSGPTLHLPSAAVCIGVLPGLCHYSGSSDSDSSSDSEGSVDTIMLPYPRHSRAFR